A genomic stretch from Kogia breviceps isolate mKogBre1 chromosome 1, mKogBre1 haplotype 1, whole genome shotgun sequence includes:
- the DUSP23 gene encoding dual specificity protein phosphatase 23: MGVQPPNFSWVLPGRLAGLALPRLPAHYQFLLDQGVRHLVSLTERRPPHSDSCPSLTLHRLRIPDFCSPGPEQIDLFVKIVDEANARGEAVGVHCALGFGRTGTMLACYLVKERGLAAGDAIAEIRRLRPGSIETYEQEKAVFQFYQRRK; the protein is encoded by the exons ATGGGCGTGCAGCCCCCTAACTTCTCGTGGGTGCTCCCCGGCCGGCTGGCGGGGCTGGCCCTGCCCCGGCTCCCCGCCCACTACCAGTTCCTGCTGGACCAGGGTGTGCGGCACCTGGTGTCACTGACGGAGCGCCGGCCCCCCCACAGCGACAGTTGCCCCAGCCTCACCCTGCACCGACTGCGCATCCCAGACTTCTGCTCGCCGGGCCCAGAGCAGATCGACCTTTTCGTGAAGATTGTCGACGAGGCCAACGCCCGGGGAGAG GCGGTGGGAGTGCACTGTGCCCTGGGCTTTGGCCGCACGGGTACCATGCTGGCTTGTTACCTGGTGAAGGAGCGGGGCCTCGCTGCAGGGGACGCCATAGCTGAGATCCGGCGCCTTCGACCCGGCTCCATCGAGACCTATGAGCAAGAGAAGGCGGTCTTCCAGTTCTACCAGCGAAGGAAATAA